One segment of Anser cygnoides isolate HZ-2024a breed goose chromosome 37, Taihu_goose_T2T_genome, whole genome shotgun sequence DNA contains the following:
- the LOC136788460 gene encoding olfactory receptor 14A16-like, whose protein sequence is MPNISSVSEFLLLPFADMRELQLLHFGLFLGIYLAAFLGNGLILTAVACDHRLHTPMYFFLLNLALLDLGTITTTVPKAMANSLWDNRAISYEGCAAQVFFLFFLLGAEYSLLTVMAYDRYVAICKPLHYGSLLGSRVCAQMAAAAWGSGFLDAVLHTANTFSLPLCQGNAVDQFFCEIPQILKLTCSHAYLREVGLLVFSLSLTFGCFVFIVVSYVQIFKAVLRTPSEQGWHKAFSMCLPHLAVVSLFVSTGLFAYLKPPSISSPSMDLLVSFLYSVVPPAVNPLIYSMRNQELKNADDKDGVGRITVMCGSVFVIRIGDGTKRQFLHQ, encoded by the exons ATGCCCAACATCAGCTCagtgagcgagttcctcctcctgccattcgcagacatgcgcgagctgcagctcctgcacttcgggctcttcctgggcatctacctggctgccttcctgggcaacggcctcatcctcacagccgtAGCCTgtgaccaccgcctccacacccccatgtacttcttcctcctcaacctcgccctcctcgacctgggcacTATTACCaccactgtccccaaagccatggccaattccctctgggacaacagggccatctcctatgaaggatgtgctgcccaggtcttctttttattcttcttgctTGGAGCAGAGTATTCCCTCCTCACtgtcatggcctacgaccgctacgttgccatctgcaagcccctgcactacgggagcctcctgggcagcagagtttgtgcccagatggcagcagctgcctggggcagtggctttcttgatgctgtcctgcacacggccaatacattttctctgcccctctgccaaggcaatgcagtggaccagttcttctgtgaaatcccccagatcctcaagctcaCTTGTTCAcatgcctacctcagggaagttggacTACTTGTCTTTAGTCTTTCTTTAacatttggttgttttgttttcattgtggtgtcctatgtgcaaATCTTCAAGGCCGTGCTGAGGAcgccctctgagcagggctggcacaaagccttttccatgtgcctccctcacctggccgtggtctccctgtttgtgaGCACTGGcttgtttgcctacctgaagccacCCTCTATCTCCTCCCCATCCATGGACCTGctggtgtcatttctgtactcggtggtgcctccagcagtgaaccccctcatctatagcatgaggaaccaggaactGAAGAATGCA gaTGACAAAGATGGGGTGGGACGTATTACCGTTATGTGTGGAAGTGTTTTTGTAATCcgcattggtgatggcacaaaaagacagttccttcaccagtga